TAGAGGATTGGATATTCCAACAGTAGATGTTGTGATTAACTATGACATCCCCACAAACTCCAAAGTAAGATGTGCTATAATTAATCTAACTTTTGAATTTAGCCTCATGTTATTTGTTCTACAAATTCTAGGTTGACGAATCATCTAATTTCTGCTCTAGACCTAAACCTAAATTGCTGGATTCCTTATCTTGTGGCCTGCAGGATTATATACATCGTGTAGGAAGGACTGCTCGTGCAGGGCGTTCTGGGGTTGCAATTTCCCTTGTGAACCAATATGAGCTGGAGTGGTACATTCAAATAGAGAAACTTATAGGTGAGAGTAGTAGTATATTCTTTAACATGTATTGTTAAGGCTGGGAACATTTTCTAAAGGCGTCAATGCAACTAATATTTCAGGCAAGAAGCTACCAGAATATCCTGCACAAGAAGAGGAAGTTCTACTTTTGGAAGAGCGGGTTAGCGAGGCCAAACGATTATCAGTAATGGTAATTTTGCATGCCAAACTtcgtttagtttttattttgggATATTCTCCCAGTCTCATATTTTCTGAGGGAAACAAATTTGAGTTTACCTAAGTTCTAAGGGTTTGAGTAAACTGAGTTTGGTTACCTTGAATACCATTGATAGAAATCTGCATGTACATGAGCTTTGGATATAGTTTCTGAATTCTATGATGATGGTATTGAAATCAGTTAATGTATGTTTATATGCTTGATTTAATGCATTTTTTCCTCAAAACTTTATGTAGAAAATGAAGGAGGAAGCCATGGGGAAGAAGAAACGGAGAGGTGAATCAGATTATGGCGAAGAAGATATCGACAAATACTTAGGTCTCAAGGATAAGAAATCATCCAAAAAGTTTAGAAGATGATACCTTACCACTGCAGTTTCGTTTTCAAGTAATCATCATATATGTATATGGCAATTTTGGTATTTTATTTAACATTACTTAGTCTATATTGATGCTTTGGAGTTCCCGATGGAAGCTCTGGCTTTTGTCTTCATTATTGCATATTTATGGTTGACGGGACTTTGTAATATGGCTGAAAAGAAGCCTTGAAAAATCAATTACCTTGTACAACATGAACCTTCTATATTTTGCTAATTTTGCATCTAAGGCTATGATTGCAATCAATGAACTGTCTAAAACACAAATATCCGACCAAAGGTGATTCTGCATCACAgattaaatgacagaaaaaacTTGTGATAAATCACAGATTAAAGAAACATAATTTACCCACATTAATTCACACATTAAAAACCTTGTGGTAAATgacagaaataaaattaaatctttttaagtaGTTGTGTTTATTTGTTATCAACTCTCCAAAAGGTCATTGCCTCCGCAAATCTATTAGATATAACAACACTAATATTCTATTtctacattttaaaattttagtttttaaaaaatgagTATAATGTTAGATTAAGTTATTTAGAAATCAGTTAAAAAGTATTCTAAAAATAGTtgtttttgatatatatatttttaattaaaaaagttacTTTCTTAACAAATACATgatacatcaaaataattaaatggaTAATGAATCATGATAACATTGTCCAatgtttattaatattattacatttatttaGGCTGTCACAAATTAAAACACTGAGAAACAGAATGCATATTCCATGCAACACGCAAAAGCAAATCCAATAAGCAGCACCTAAATATGCATTTTTCCCGTAACTAACTCTGATTATCATTTTCTATGATCCAAAATTTTCCCTTTGATTTCAACCGAGTTTCTTCTTCTTACGTCCAATTCAACAGAgtctaacaacaacaacaataattcatgCAGTTCAAAACGTGACgctaaattcaaaattcttttctCACATTTTTCCCCTTGAATTTTACATGTAACAAGAAAACCGAAGATATATCTCTATTATagtaataatcatcatcaactttggttgattttgaaaccATTATGTGACTGTGTGAATTTAGAAGATTCtgattttttccttctttttttttcttttcccattTTTTCTTGGGAAATTAAAGTGTAAGAAAAGATGGGTGTAGATTACTATAGTATATTGAAGGTAGAAAGAAATGCAACGGAAGATGATTTAAAGAAAGCATACAGGAAATTGGCAATGAAATGGCATCCTGACAAGAACCCTAACAATAAGAAAGAAGCTGAAGCCAATTTCAAGCAAATCTCTGAGGCTTATGAGGTAACAAACAAAATTCTATTGCTTTGTAAATGAGATTTGCAACAATAGCTGAAATGATTTGGTTGGTGATTTCTTATAAGgttaagatttaggattttttatgtgATTAGGAAAATTggtgattttgtgatttatagtatAAATATTTGAGGGTTTTGTTGAAATCTTCTTAGTTTATGCTTTTGTAACTTCATCGCATTCATTGTTCCATGAAAATTATCTATCAATATCTTACTTTATGACCAATACCAGGTTGGTTGTGGTAGACAAATTCATCTGTAGGAGTAGCAGACGGCCAAAATCCACCGGGTCAATTCGTGTAATTCGCTAAAAAAGGTAGGTCGAATTGGAAATTTGAGATCGCCGtaataaaaaatttcatctaACCCGCATGACTAATTCCTGGGTTTTGGTGGGACTTGTCCGCCtgccattcttttttttttaagttataatttagaCATTGTTTAATTGATTAGAGACTTtgctaatatttaattatatgttttggataattttagttttattattttgtttcaaaaacttgATTGATGATTATGCttattagatatttaaaattataaagactttttagtatttgtgaatttaaaaattataatttttgtatgtttttagaaattataaatttattaaactgtttataaaattatatattttttaatatctaataatttaataaaaaagaaaaaaagagaattgACAGTCCACAAATTAACTGTTAAATGGGACGAGATAGAAAtttgggaccgcctcactagaTGGGGTGGGTAGACTAGTTAGGAGTGACAATTGGTAGGGTAGGGTAGTATCCTATCCGCGGATTGAGAATATCCCAACCTTAACACTACACGTTTTTAACCTGCGGATTAGCAAAAAGatgtaatattattataaaacttatgataatttaaaatgatctaatttttatgaaaaaaaatattaaattatctattaatgATCTTATTTTAGTGATCTTTTCCCTATCCTATGTGCACGAGAACCCTACTCCCACCCTACTGGCCTACTCTATCCACCGGATTGGGTATCCGCAGATAGAATTTGAATACAAGTTGTAAAGATCAAGACTTATCTTACACTGTATATAGCTAGATGATAATCCATAACTATTGTTCTGTTTTGAGGCAAGATTTTCTTCGAATTTTAGCTGGCGGAAAGCTTAATAGTTAATTGTGTGTAAAATGGAAAGTTTGAGATTGAATAGTGATTGGATTTGgaagaatttttatattttgttttgctCTTCCAAAATATTATGTGTACAATGATTGAAGTTGTTTGCATTAAACATTTTTAGTCAATAACTCATACAAATAATCTGTAACTTACATATTAGAAGTTAAAAACTTTAAGCAAAATTGTAGCGactaaaagaacaagaaaaaataagacaaaaaataaaatgagtGAAACCAATACTATAATTGCTTTGGGGAAAAAAGTTGTTAGACAACTTTTAACTATTTAAATTACATTgttcatttaattatttatttttgtgaatttaGGTATTGAGTGATCCTCAAAAGAGGGTGATTTATGATCAGCAAGGAGAGGAGGGTTTGAAACACATGCCACCACCTGGGAATGAACCAACAAATGGATTTAACCCAAGAAATGCAGAGGATATCTTTGCAGAGTTCTTTGGAGACAACCCTTTTGGATTTGGATCATCTGGACCTCATGGAAGGTCCAGGTTCCAAACCGACGGAGGCGGATCATTCAGCGGATTCCATGTGCCGCTGAAGAAGCCGCCTCCTGTTGAGAGCAAGTTGGCATGTAGTTTGGAAGAGTTGTACACTGGTTCCACAAGAAAAATGAAGATCTCAAGGATTGTTATGGATGCTAATGGGTGAGTATGTAGTATCTTGATCTCTATTTCTTCAAGAAAATTGATTTGCTATTTACTCTTCAAAATAACGAGTTAATTCAAACCAATCTGAATTGGTCGAGTAATCAGTTCACTTGTTCACATAAGCAAGTGTCGAGAGTTCAAATCCCGTATGTGCAGCAACTCATTGGTCAAATGTAAACCCTTAAATGAGTATAAACTTCTATTGTGGTCTTATTATTGCAATCTCACAAATCAAAATTGCTTTTGTAGGAGGCCAAACCCAGAAACAGAGATATTAACAATTGACATAAAGCCAGGTTGGAAAAAAGGAACAAAGATCACATTCCCAGACAAAGGTAACCAGCATCCAAACCAGCTTCCAGCAGACCTTGTTTTTATGGTTGATGAGAAGCCACATAATTTATTCAAGAGAGATGGCAATGACCTTATTATCACAAAAAATGTGTCGCTGGCCGAGGCCATCGGCGGCACTTCAGTGAACATTACAACACTCGACCGGCGCGAATTGTGCATACCGGTGACTCATATCATTAGCCCGGGTTACGAGTTGACTGTCCCAAAAGAAGGGATGCCTATAACAAAGGAGCCAGGACATAGGGGTGACTTGAGGATCAAGTTTGAGGTTAAGTTTCCCACAAAGTTGACACAAGAGCAAAGGGCAGGGCTCAGGAGAGCATTGGGTGGTTGAAATTGGAATCATTTGAGAATTTGTATTCTCTTCACACtccttttgtttcaaattttgtGTCCAGATACACTTGGTATTCATATACATCCATTTTTCAAAGGAAATGTGATTGGTGAATGTACATAGATCTTTTacccttttgaaaaatggttCAAGTTAAACCACTCATTTCCTATGCTCCTATATTGTTTCTAGTCTATGATGTTCAATGGAAATGAATCAAATGATGTTGAGATGTTATTGTCAATGTTTAGAAATACTTAGTggctttgtgtttttttttttttttttttttgcgtgtgTTTTTCCTATGGTTTAAGTTTTCCTTTGctgcatataaaaaaattggtgggaaaagaaaaagtaaaaaacttaccattcatattattatttttataatactaTAATAGTAACCAAAATTGAATTTATTGAGTGATAAACACGTTTTTGATAGTCTCAAATTCAGGTTTTAAAATAGACAAAATGAGTTTTACTAAAAAAAACCGTCACAAATTTTTATTAAGTGTATTTCACACTGCTATCAACATGTTTTTGTCATACACAGTCACATAGACACATACGC
This region of Arachis hypogaea cultivar Tifrunner chromosome 8, arahy.Tifrunner.gnm2.J5K5, whole genome shotgun sequence genomic DNA includes:
- the LOC112707819 gene encoding uncharacterized protein, whose product is MGVDYYSILKVERNATEDDLKKAYRKLAMKWHPDKNPNNKKEAEANFKQISEAYEVLSDPQKRVIYDQQGEEGLKHMPPPGNEPTNGFNPRNAEDIFAEFFGDNPFGFGSSGPHGRSRFQTDGGGSFSGFHVPLKKPPPVESKLACSLEELYTGSTRKMKISRIVMDANGRPNPETEILTIDIKPGWKKGTKITFPDKGNQHPNQLPADLVFMVDEKPHNLFKRDGNDLIITKNVSLAEAIGGTSVNITTLDRRELCIPVTHIISPGYELTVPKEGMPITKEPGHRGDLRIKFEVKFPTKLTQEQRAGLRRALGG